TGGCCGAAGCGGGGGAGAAGCTCGAGGCGCTGTGCGCGGCGTTGTGCGAAGGCGGCTGGGAGATCGTCTCGGCCGAACGCGAATTCGTGGTCTTCGATAGTGACGCAGGCATCGATGACGGGTGGATAGAGGAGAAGGCGGGGCCGCTGTGACCAAGGGAGTTCCTCGTACGCTGCAACCGATTCCCGATCCGGGTGTGCAGCAGCCGAGGGTGTTCGAGCCCGCGCTTCTGCAGTATCCCAATGCCTTCCGCGCCGGCGAGCCCCGGTTCGAGGACCAGCAGACGCACCGGCGCTGGTACGCGGCGCGCCGTTCCGCGCTCGACACGGTGCTCGCTGCCGTCTCCGATTCGCCATACGCTGATTCGCTCGTGCTGCGTGGCAGCATCCTGCTACGTGCGTGGTATGGCCGGGCCGCGCGCGAGCCGGGCGATCTCGACTTCGTCGTCGTGCCGGAGAGCCGGCGGATCGAGGAGTACGGCACGACCCTGATGCTCGAGGGAATCGCCGCGGCCGCCCAGCAGGCGAGCAGCCGAAGCGACATCACGATCTCGGCGAAGGCCGCCGTCACCGAGGACATCTGGACCTACGACCGAGTGCCCGGCCGCCGCCTGCTCCTGCCCTGGAAGGCGGAAGGGCTGCCCGGCGGATGGGTGCAGCTCGACTTCGTCTTCAACGAGCACCTGCCGATCGCCCCTGAGGCGACCGTGATCCCCGCGGCGGGCCGGCCCAGCACCCTGCTGCTCGCGGTCACCCCGGAGCTCTCGCTGATCTGGAAGATCATGTGGCTGGTCACCGACATCCACCCGCAGGGCAAGGACCTCTACGATGCCGTCCTGCTGGCCGAGCACACCACGTTCAGCTACGAGATGCTCCAAGCCGCTGCCGCACAAGCCGATCCGTACTACGCGACGTACCCGGTGACGCTGCGCAGCATCGCGGCGCTCAAGACGCCGTGGGGGCATTTCCAGGCGGAGTACCCGGATCAGCCCGCCGACGACTCCGGGTATGTCGAACGCCTAGTCGCCGCACTCGCGGCCACCTTTGACGCAGTCGAGGGGTGACGCAAACTTTTCCTCGCCAAGACGCTGCTGCTCCACTATGGTCGGGCCTAGATTGAAGATCCGTTCTTCCCGGCACGGTCTGGAGGCGTCTTGCGAGTCGGGCTGCTGACCAGAGAGTTCCCCCCGGACGTGTACGGCGGTGCGGGGGTGCATGTCGAGTTCCTGGCCGACCGGTTGCAGGAGCTGGTCGACGTACGCGTGCACTGCTGGCGCAGCGCGCAGGAGACACAGGACTCTGACGGCGTATTCCGGCACGCGCCGGATCCGGCGCTCGCGAACGCCAACGAGGCGTTGCGCAGCCTGTCGATCGACCTGGCCATGGCCGCCGGAGTCGAGGACTGCGACGTCGTGCACTCGCACACCTGGTACGCCAACCTCGGCGGCCATCTCGCCAAGCTGCTGCACGGCATCCCGCACGTGATGACCGCGCACTCGCTCGAGCCGATGCGCCCGTGGAAGGCCGAGCAGCTCGGCGGCGGGTACGCGCTCTCGAGCTGGGCCGAGCGCACCGCCATCGAGAGCGCCGACGCCGTGATCGCGGTCTCGCAAGGGATGCGCGCGGACGTCCTGAGCTGCTACCCGACGCTGGACCGGGCGCGCGTCCACGTCGTGCACAACGGCATCGACACAGCCCTCTACCAGCCCACGTCGGAGACGGCCGCCCTGGCGAAGCACGGGATCGATCCGGACCGCCCGTACGTGCTCTTCGTCGGCCGGATCACCCGGCAGAAGGGCGTGCCGCACCTGCTGCGCGCTGCCCGCCGCCTCGACCCGGCCGCGCAGGTGGTGCTGTGCGCGGGCGCGCCGGACACGCCCGCGATCGACAAGGAGTTCCGCGGCCTGGTCGACGAGCTCGGGCGCAGCCGCAGCGGCGTCATCTGGATTCCGCAGATGCTCCCGCGCCCGGAGGTGGTGCAACTGCTCAGCCACGCCGCGCTCTTCGTCTGCCCCTCGATCTACGAGCCGCTCGGCATCGTCAACCTCGAAGCCATGGCCTGCGGCGCCCCGGTCGTCGCCTCGGCCGTCGGCGGCATTCCCGAGGTGGTGCGCGACGGCGAGACCGGCCTGCTGGTCGACTACGACGAGAATCGCCCGGAGGCGTTTGAGACCGGCCTCGCCGAGGCAATCGAATCCGTGCTCGCCGATCCCGCCGCCGCCCGCCGGATGGGCACCGCGGGACGCGAGCGGGCGGTGGCCGAGTTCGGCTGGGAGGCGATCGCCCGCCGCACGGCGGCGCTCTACGAACAGCTCCTGCGCTAGGCGCCGGCACAGATCAGCTCAGCACCAGTTTCATCTGACAGCGTTCCATCTGACAGTGGCCAGCACGGCCGAACGGCCGTGGGACTAAGGGGCGGCGTATGCGCGGCGGACCGTCGGTACTGGGAATCGTGCTGGCCGGCGGTGAGGGGAAACGGCTGATGCCGCTCACCGCCGACCGGGCCAAGCCGGCCGTGCCCTTCGGCGGGGCCTACCGGCTGGTGGATTTCGTGCTCTCCAACCTCGTCAACGGCGACGTGATGCGGATCTGCGTGCTGACGCAGTACAAGTCGCACTCGCTCGACCGGCACATCACCACCACCTGGCGG
This genomic window from Actinospica robiniae DSM 44927 contains:
- the glgA gene encoding glycogen synthase yields the protein MRVGLLTREFPPDVYGGAGVHVEFLADRLQELVDVRVHCWRSAQETQDSDGVFRHAPDPALANANEALRSLSIDLAMAAGVEDCDVVHSHTWYANLGGHLAKLLHGIPHVMTAHSLEPMRPWKAEQLGGGYALSSWAERTAIESADAVIAVSQGMRADVLSCYPTLDRARVHVVHNGIDTALYQPTSETAALAKHGIDPDRPYVLFVGRITRQKGVPHLLRAARRLDPAAQVVLCAGAPDTPAIDKEFRGLVDELGRSRSGVIWIPQMLPRPEVVQLLSHAALFVCPSIYEPLGIVNLEAMACGAPVVASAVGGIPEVVRDGETGLLVDYDENRPEAFETGLAEAIESVLADPAAARRMGTAGRERAVAEFGWEAIARRTAALYEQLLR
- a CDS encoding nucleotidyl transferase AbiEii/AbiGii toxin family protein; translation: MQQPRVFEPALLQYPNAFRAGEPRFEDQQTHRRWYAARRSALDTVLAAVSDSPYADSLVLRGSILLRAWYGRAAREPGDLDFVVVPESRRIEEYGTTLMLEGIAAAAQQASSRSDITISAKAAVTEDIWTYDRVPGRRLLLPWKAEGLPGGWVQLDFVFNEHLPIAPEATVIPAAGRPSTLLLAVTPELSLIWKIMWLVTDIHPQGKDLYDAVLLAEHTTFSYEMLQAAAAQADPYYATYPVTLRSIAALKTPWGHFQAEYPDQPADDSGYVERLVAALAATFDAVEG